From a single Lolium rigidum isolate FL_2022 chromosome 7, APGP_CSIRO_Lrig_0.1, whole genome shotgun sequence genomic region:
- the LOC124675594 gene encoding ubiquitin C-terminal hydrolase 12-like isoform X1 — translation MTMMTPPPLEQQQEDEEMLVPHQELPAADAAQPMEVVAQTEPANTAESQPPEDPQTSRFTWTIENFTRLNGKKHYSDVFVVGGFKWRVLIFPKGNNVENLSMYLDVADSGNLPYGWSRYAHFSLAIVNQIHQKFTTRKDTQHQFNARESDWGFTSFMPLSELYDPSRGYIVNDTVVVEAEVAVRKMVDYWTYDSKKETGYVGLKNQGATCYMNSLLQTLYHIPYFRKAVYHMPTTENDMPSGSIPLALQSLFYKLQYSDNSVATKELTKSFGWDTYDSFMQHDVQELNRVLCEKLEDKMKGTVVEGTIEQLFEGHHINYIECINVDYKSNRKESFYDLQLDVKGCRDVYASFDKYVEVERLEGDNKYQAEQHGLQDAKKGVLFLDFPPVLQLQLKRFEYDYMRDTMVKINDRYEFPLQLDLDRDDGKYLTPDADRSIRNLYTLHSVLVHSGGVHGGHYYAFIRPTLSDQWYKFDDERVTKEDTKKALEEQYGGEEELPQINPGFNNTPFKFTKYSNAYMLVYIRESDKEKIMCNVDEKDIAEHLRIRLKKEQEEKEHKKKEKAEAHLYTIIKVARDEDLKEQIGKNIYFDLVDHEKVRSFRIQKQLPFTSFKEEVAKEYGIPVQSQRFWLWAKRQNHTYRPNRPLAPHEEAQSVGQLREVSNKAHNAELKLFLEVELGLDLRPIRPPEKSKEDILLFFKFYNPEKEELRFIGRLFVKALGKPSDILAILNEMAGFSTNEEIELYEEIKFEPNVMCEHIDKKLTFRSSQLEDGDIVCFQKPSVPDGDTQVRYPDVPSFLEYVHNRQVVHFRCLEKPKEDEFCLELSKLNTYDDVVERVARQLGLDDPSKIRLTSHNCYSQQPKPQPIRYRGVEHLLDMLVHYNQTSDILYYEVLDIPLPELQCLKTLKVAFHHATKDEVVIHSIRLPKNSTISDVITDLKTKVELSNPDAELRLLEVFYHKIYKIFPLQEKIENINDQYWTLRAEEIPEEEKNLAPHDRLIHVYHFMKDPNQNQQIQNFGDPFLLVIHDGETAAEIMDRVQKKLRVPDEEFAKWKLAFISMNRPEYLQDIDVVSARFQRRDVYGAWEQYLGLEHTDTTPKRSYTANQNRHTYEKPVKIYN, via the exons ATGACTATGATGACCCCTCCACCTCTCGAG cagcagcaggaggacgaaGAGATGCTCGTGCCGCACCAGGAGCtccccgccgccgacgccgcgcaGCCAATGGAAG TCGTGGCCCAGACGGAGCCTGCGAATACGGCGGAGAGCCAGCCACCCGAGGACCCGCAGACGTCCCGCTTCACCTGGACGATCGAGAACTTCACCAGGCTCAACGGCAAGAAGCACTACTCGGATGTGTTTGTCGTTGGTGGATTTAAATG GCGTGTGCTCATTTTCCCCAAGGGAAATAATGTCGAGAACCTTTCCATGTACTTGGATGTTGCCGACTCGGGGAACCTCCCCTATGGGTGGAGTCGCTACGCTCACTTCAGCTTGGCCATTGTAAACCAGATCCATCAGAAGTTCACCACACGGAAAG ATACTCAACATCAGTTTAATGCACGCGAGAGTGACTGGGGCTTTACATCGTTTATGCCTTTGAGTGAGCTGTATGACCCAAGTAGGGGCTATATTGTGAATGATACTGTTGTTGTTGAGGCTGAGGTTGCTGTTCGCAAAATGGTTGACTATTGGACATACGACTCAAAAAAGGAAACAGGTTATGTTGGTCTCAAGAATCAGGGTGCTACCTGTTATATGAACTCTCTTCTGCAAACTCTGTACCATATACCGTACTTCCGGAAG GCTGTATATCACATGCCAACTACTGAGAATGACATGCCATCTGGGAGTATTCCTTTAGCCCTGCAGAGCCTTTTTTACAAGCTCCAGTATAGTGACAACAGCGTAGCTACGAAAGAGTTGACTAAATCTTTTGGATGGGACACTTATGATTCTTTCATGCAACATGATGTGCAGGAGCTCAACAGAGTTCTCTGCGAGAaacttgaagacaagatgaag GGAACTGTTGTGGAAGGAACAATTGAACAACTATTTGAAGGCCACCACATTAATTACATCGAGTGCATTAATGTTGACTATAAATCTAACAGAAAAGAGTCCTTTTATG ATCTACAACTTGATGTCAAAGGTTGTCGTGATGTTTATGCATCATTTGATAAATATGTCGAAGTGGAGCGTCTAGAGGGTGATAACAAGTATCAGGCGGAACAACATGGCTTACAG GATGCAAAAAAGGGTGTTCTCTTTCTTGATTTCCCTCCTGTTTTGCAACTTCAACTGAAGCGTTTTGAATATGATTACATGCGGGATACAATGGTTAAG ATTAATGACCGTTATGAGTTCCCGCTACAACTTGATCTTGATAGGGATGATGGAAAATATCTTACTCCAGATGCTGATAGAAGTATCAGAAACCTGTACACTCTTCACAG TGTTCTTGTTCATAGTGGAGGAGTACATGGCGGTCACTACTATGCTTTCATACGACCTACACTCTCAGACCAGTG GTATAAATTTGATGACGAGCGAGTAACAAAAGAAGATACTAAAAAGGCGCTTGAAGAGCAGTACGGGGGTGAAGAAGAG TTGCCTCAAATTAACCCTGGTTTCAATAATACCCCATTTAAGTTCACAAAGTATtcaaatgcctacatgcttgtatATATTCGTGAAAGTGACAAGGAGAAAATAATGTGTAATGTTGATGAGAAGGACATTGCTGAGCATTTGAGG ATAAGGTTGAAGAAAGAACAAGAAGAGAAAGAACATAAGAAGAAGGAAAAGGCTGAAGCTCACCTCTACACCATCATAAAG GTTGCACGAGATGAAGATTTGAAGGAGCAGAttgggaagaatatatattttgATCTGGTGGACCATGAAAAAGTCCGTAGCTTCCGTATACAGAAGCAGTTGCCCTTTACTTCATTCAAG GAGGAAGTTGCAAAGGAATATGGCATTCCTGTACAGTCTCAGCGCTTCTGGTTGTGGGCTAAGAGGCAAAATCATACATACCGGCCCAATCGTCCGCTAGCCCCTCATGAAGAAGCGCAATCA GTGGGGCAACTTAGGGAGGTCTCAAACAAGGCACACAACGCTGAGCTGAAGCTATTTCTAGAAGTAGAACTAGGATTG GATTTGCGCCCAATTCGTCCTCCTGAGAAGAGCAAGGAAGATATTTTACTCTTCTTCAAGTTTTATAATCCTGAAAAGGAAGAGCTTCG TTTTATTGGTAGGCTTTTTGTTAAGGCTTTGGGAAAGCCATCTGATATCCTGGCAATATTGAATGAAATGGCTGGATTTTCCACAAATGAAGAAATTGAGCTCTATGAG GAAATTAAGTTCGAGCCAAATGTGATGTGTGAACATATTGATAAGAAACTTACTTTCCGTTCTAGTCAG CTTGAAGATGGAGACATAGTCTGTTTCCAAAAGCCTTCTGTACCAGATGGTGATACTCAAGTGCGCTATCCAGATGTTCCTTCTTTCTTGGAGTATGTTCATAATAGGCAG GTCGTGCACTTCCGCTGTCTGGAGAAACCAAAGGAGGATGAGTTTTGTTTGGAATT GTCGAAGCTTAATActtatgatgatgttgttgagagAGTTGCACGTCAACTTGGATTGGACGATCCATCAAAAATCCGGCTTACATCTCACAATTGCTATTCTCAACAACCTAAACCACAGCCCATCAGATATCGTGGAGTAGAGCATCTATTGGATATGCTTGTCCATTATAATCAG ACTTCTGACATACTGTATTATGAAGTTCTCGACATTCCACTGCCAGAATTGCAGTGTTTGAAAACACTTAAAGTTGCATTTCACCATGCAACAAAAGACGAG GTTGTGATTCATAGCATCAGACTTCCAAAAAATAGCACCATCAGTGATGTGATCACCGACTTGAAAACCAAG GTTGAACTATCCAATCCTGACGCTGAGCTCCGCTTGCTTGAAGTTTTCTATCACAAAATTTATAAG ATATTTCCACTTCAAGAAAAGATAGAGAATATAAATGATCAGTACTGGACGTTACGTGCTGAGGAG ATTCCAGAGGAGGAGAAGAATCTCGCTCCACATGATCGGTTGATTCACGTCTATCATTTCATGAAAGATCCTAATCAGAACCAG CAGATTCAGAATTTCGGAGATCCTTTTTTGCTGGTCATCCATGATGGTGAGACTGCTGCAGAGATAATGGACCGTGTGCAGAAAAAACTCCGGGTTCCTGATGAAGAGTTCGCCAAG TGGAAGCTTGCATTCATATCCATGAATCGTCCAGAATACCTCCAGGATATTGATGTTGTATCTGCACGTTTTCAG AGGAGAGATGTGTACGGAGCTTGGGAACAATACCTTGGCTTGGAGCACACTGACACTACACCAAAAAGGTCTTACACAGCCAATCAG AACCGACACACGTATGAGAAGCCCGTGAAGATTTATAATTGA